From the genome of Mucilaginibacter paludis DSM 18603:
ACAAATAGCCAAATTCACCAAGCTCCCTATCTCAGTAGTAGAAAAACTTTAGTAATTTGACGCCCCGCGTGCTTATTTGTTTTGATTTCTGAAGGATCGCTCAAAAACAAGCATGCCGCAGATTTATCGCTCGCAAAAGCTCCCTCCCTCCGGTCTGGATGACATCGTTTGAGATGGGGTTTTAAAGAAATTGATAATCAGCACAATTCAATCTAACCATACAAAATCAATTTTACCGAATTTCCTTTTTAATCCGCTCTAAAATTTGTCATCCCGACCGGAGGGAGGGAGCTTTTTCAAGTGCAAGGTATACTGTAGACTTCCGCGTGGGCTTGTTATACAGCAGACTCATCGCTCGTAAAAGGTCCCCCCTACGGTGTCGGGATGACATCGTTTGAGATGGGGTTAAAGGAATAAATAATTCAATAATTCAATAATTCAATAATTCAATAATTCAATAATTCAATAATTCAATAATTCAATAATTCAATAATTCAATAATTCAATAATTCAATAATTCAATAATTCAATAATTACTTAATCCCCAAAAGCCTTAAAAACGCTGCCGAATTAGGTTCGCGACCTAAAAAGTTGCGCAGCATGGTGGCCTCTGGTACGGTTGCTCCTTTTTCTAAAATATCTTTACGGTAGCGGATGCCTGTAGCGGTATCCATCACGCCATTTTTCTCGAACACCGAGAAGATATCCTGCGCAAACACCTTCGACCACAGGTATCCGTAATAATTGGCGCCATAACTATTTAAATGGCCAAAGCTGCAAATAAAATGCGATCCTTCTGCAAAAGGCACCTTCGTCATGGCTGACAGTTCTTTAGACACATCGTTAATGTCGCGGCCTTTAATGGCGGCGTAACGGTCCTCGTAAGTAAAATCCAGACTGGCATAATATACCTGGCTAATGTTGGCCATGCTGCTGCCAACTGTTTGCGTTTGCTTCAGTTTATCAAATAAAGCTTTGGGCATCATTTCGCCGGTTTTGTAATTGCGGGCAAAAAGCTTCAGCACATCGTACTGCCAGCAAAAGTTTTCCAGAAACTGCGATGGGGCTTCCACAAAATCGCCCTTGGTGGCAAACGAATTTTGCGACGCGATGGCCGGGTGGCAAAGCAGGAAGTGGATTAAGTGCCCAAACTCATGAAACAGTGTTACTACATCGCCATGGTTTAACAAGGACGGCTCGGTGGCTGTACCTTCGGGGAAATTACAGATCAGCGTGCCCACGGGTAAAATCTCCTGGGTGGCTGTTTTATGATATAACGATATGTTGGCGGTTTCAAAGTGGGTATACTTGTTAGGCCGCGGGTATAGGTCTAAATAAAAAGTGCCCATTTTTTTGCCGTCCATATACAGCTCGTATGCTTTTACTTTAGCATACCAGAGCGGCACGCCCTTTACCTCAACAATGCGCAGGTTAAACAGCTTTTGGTAAACCGTAAACATCCCCTGTATAGTACTGTTCATTTCAAAATACTCCTTAATCTCGTCGGTATTAAGCTTGTATTTGGTATCAAATAATTTTTTGCGATAGTAGCCTATGTCCCAGGCCTGGATACCTGCCTGCGCTTCCGGATGATCCTGATGCTTTAGCTCAGCCAATTCGGCCAGTTCCGGGCCTACGTGCGGGCTCAGCTTATCGCGCAGGTCGTTTAAAAAGTCCCACACTTTTTGCGGCTTTCCGGCCATTTTATCAACCAAAGCATATTCGGCATAGGTTTTAAAACCCAGCTGCTGCGCCAACTGTTGGCGGTAATAAAACAGGCTATCCAATACCTGTATGTTTTTAGGGTAAGCGCGGTTCATGTATTTAAGGTACACGGCATGGCGGGTATCCTCTTTATCGGCATATTTTAAGATATCGTTAAAATTGGGGCCGTTTATCCTGATCATGTATTTACCATCAGGCAGGGCCCATGGAGCCACGGTTTTTTCGGGTACACCTTGCAAGTCAGACTTATCAAAAGTTATGCTGTCCTTATATTCGGCTATATTTTTATCAAATTGTACACCCAGCGCAATTATTTTATCGTTAGTAGCCTTCAGTTTTTTCCGTCCATCGGCATCCAGCTTCATCCCGTTGTTCTCAAAACCTATCAGGGTTTCCTTTAAAAACAGTTTCTGACTGCTGCTGAGCTGCGCCGCTGCAGGTAAAGCCGCAAAACGTTTAACGGCTTTGTACAGGGGCTCGTTTAAAAACAGACCAGTGGTGTACGATTGCAATTGCTCTGCCGCCGTATTAGCCTCGTTTCGGGTATCATCATCGGTGTAAGTTGCCGAAGCCAGGTATATCTTACCACCCAGATCGCCCAACTCGTACTGCAAATTATCAAAAGCTTCCATGGTATTGGCCCAGGTTTGTTTTCCTGGCGGGATAGCTGTTATAGCGCTGATGCGGCTGTTTGATAGCGCGATTGTTTTTGCAAGCGCAGTTTTAATTAACGAAGCATTCACCTGGTCATAAGCTATAGGCTGGTTTGAGTGTTGTAGTAAAACATTAACAGCCGGTGTATTTTGGGCCGTAGCCAGGCAGGGCACCGCACATAACAACAGGACGATTTTTTTTATTTTTTGCATAGTGATGTAAGTATAGCGCATAATTAATGGCAAGCTTTTTTCTTTTCTGATAATAAGGGATAAATATAACGATACTTATAAAGATAAGAAGGATAGTATGAAATGATTGAGTGGATGACTTTATTGGCTCAACCTTGTAAAGAAGACGATATCGCATTCATAATCAAGCACATTCTATACATGCACATACTTGCATAAGTAGAGCTTAGTTCGTTATGAATCGTAAATATATTTGGTGAGCCTGGTAGTGTATATAGCCACATCAAAAAAACAATGTACAGGGCCATGCCGCACGTCCTTCGATTACTCAACCTGACGAGGTATCAGGATGACACCTTACGCGCACAAAAAAAGGGGATTACGTTTGAACCTAAAGACTATTATATGCAGAAAAAAAGCCGGCAAAAGCCTGACTGCACCTAACAGTCTGCGAGGTTCAAACGTCATCTGCATTTTTCCCGCCCGCGGGGGATGGCACTTATAATGAAACACACATAGCAGGAGATGACAAAGTTTTAGAGAGGTGGGCTTACAATCAACGTCTAAACAATCCCACGTCCCCCTTTAAACAAGGATGATTCCCCTAAGGCGTGGCGCTTGCCATAAGAGGTACCTATAATACTCCAAAAAGTTTATTTTTATAATCAATGATGACAGTGTTCTTTAAAAAGAAGGCATTCCCTGTTAAACCCCAGATTTTCACAAACTCGTAAAATTTCTGAAATGTTTCCTGCTCGTCATAGTATATCACCGAACCGTTAAGTACCTTTTTGCCAAACTTTATTGGTTTATTTATTTTGACACCGTAATACATTAACTTTTTCCCCCAGCTGAATACACCTAAAGAATCTACAATTTTAGGGTTGGCAGTCTGGAGCGCATCCTTTTTTGTTGTTTGCAATGTAAAAATGCTGGATCCGGTATCAAACATCACATACTCCGTTTTACCATTGATAAGCAACGGGATTTTTGGCCTTCCATCGTCACTTTTAAAGGGCTGGAAACTTGCCGATTTGTATTGCTTGGGTAATTCGTCACACACACCAATTTGTTGATGTACATAATCTATGATCAGAATATGATTTTGGAACAGATCGGGCCCAATTGTTCCAATATGTTTTTCGGTAGGAGAATGTATCGAATCCCCGCTCATTTTGCCGCCAAAGTTTTTGAAATAACCGATGTCGATACCTTTAAACGAGGCAGTGCCCATCCGGAGCATCATGTTGGTGAACATCGGATTATTTTCACCTTGAATTAAAAACTTTTTCGATGTGTCTATTTTGTTTTTTAAATCGGGATAAGCATTTAAATAAGGTTGAATAGTATTGCCGTAAATTACGGTTCTCACTGCACCCAAATCAAACTGCATATTGAAATCGGCTGGGATGTTTTCTATTTTAACGGGGATAACTATAGAAGCCTTGTCAAAATATTTTCTGGAAACAGTATCGCCGGTCCATTTAAAGGGTATCCATTTCAAATCCTGAGCATTAGCCGCGATAGCGGATAAAAACAACATCAAAGTTATAGAAGTTCTCAACAACATATTTTAAATTTAAGTGTGCAAATACGCCTGTTAACCATGTCAGTTTGCTTACAGGCATGCCCATAGGGATGGCCCTGGCCGTAAATATATCAACTTTTTATCTGGGTTGAATTGCAATGGCAGGTGGCTTCCGGGGCAAACGAGTTAGAAAAAATTATTAGTGACGATAATCGCCATTTTATGTCATCTCCATTTCACATCATTTAGCCGCCGCTTTAAACATTTTATCGCAAGCGCAAAACCTATATCTTTGTGCACAATGGTTATTCATCAGTTTTACGATAAGGGTTTGGCGCATGGCTCGTATGCCATTATCAGCCAGGGTAAAATGGCGGTTATCGACCCGGCCCGCGATCCGCAACCCTACTACGATTTTTCTGCCGAACACGGCGCACAGCTTGTAGCAGTAATTGAAACCCACCCACATGCCGATTTTGTAAGCTCGCACCTGGAGATCCACCAGACCACCGGCGCTACTATTTATGTGAGTAAACTGGTTGGCGCGGCCTATCCGCATCAAACTTTTGATGAGGGCGACAGGATAGAGTTAGGCGATGTTACGCTTAAATCCATTAATACCCCCGGCCACTCGCCCGATTCGATCTGCATTATTGTGGAAGACGACCTGGGCCTGCAAAAGGCTATTTTTACCGGCGATACTTTATTTGTTGGCGATGTTGGCCGCCCCGACCTGCGCGAAAACGTTGGCAATATTACCGCGAAAAAAGAAGAGCTTGCCCGGCAAATGTACCAATCCACCCGCCAAAAATTAATGACCCTGCCCGAGGATGTGGCGGTTTACCCCGCACACGGCCCCGGATCGTTATGCGGTAAAAACATGAGCCCTGATTTGCAAAGCACCATTGGCCGCGAACTGCGCGAAAACTATGCGCTGCAATTGATGGATGAGCTGCAGTTTGTAAAAATATTAACCGAAGACCAGCCTTTTATACCCCGCTACTTTGGTTTTGATGTAGACCTGAATAAGCAGGGAGCCGCAACGCTCGAAGAAAGCATTCAAGCAGTTCCGCATATTAACGCTGATGAGTTAGTGGCCGGTGTGCCCGTTATTGATACCCGCCCCAAAGCCGATTTTAGGCATGGGCATATCCGGAAATCAATTAATTTGCAAAATGGCGAAAAATTTGAAACCTGGCTGGGATCTATCATTAACCCCGGTGAGGCTTTCTATTTAATTGCCGACAACGAAGAAACCCTGCAGGTGATGATCCGCAAGGCGGCCAAAATAGGTTACGAGGGCAACATCAAGGGCATTTTATTAATTCCGGAAAGCAACCTGCAAATGAGTGCCGATTTTGACCGCGATTACTTTAAACGTAACCCCGGCGATTATACCATTGTAGATATCCGCAATGCAGGCGAGGTTAAGGATACGCCAATTTTTGCTAACGCGATTAACATCCCCCTACCCGAACTGCGCGACAGGATAACCGAGATACCAACCGATAAACCCATTATTGTACACTGCGCAGCAGGCTACCGCTCGGCAGCAGGCAGCAGCATGATTGCCGCCGCTATTGAAACAGCCCCGGTTTACGATATGGGTGAAGAGATTACGGAGTTTGTGCATTGATGAGGCCTTTTGTTGGTAGTTGGTAGTCCATGGTCCATAGTCGATGGTCCATGGATGTTTTTCGTAGATATATGATTCCGTACAAAGCAAATACGATCACTAACGTTAACTCACCGCATCAACCATGGACTATGGACCATCGACTATGGACTCCCCACCAACTAAAGCTAACTCACCGCATTAACCATGGACTACAAACCAACCAACGCTAACTCACCACATCAACCATGGACTATGGACCACCGACTATGGACTACACACAAAAGCCAATGAACCCCGAACTAACCATTGTAACCACCGCCGACGGCTCCAAAACCATCTATAACCCGCAGGTGGGCGAAAATTACCATTCGCGTAATGGGGCGCTGCAAGAGAGTGAGCATGTATTTTTAAACGCCGGCTTAAAACATTTTTTGGCAGATGGGGCACTAACAGCTGTTTCGGTATTGGAAGTTGGGTTGGGCACGGGGTTGAATTTTTTGCTCAGCGCCGATTTTTGCATCGGGCATCAAATTAACCTGGACTATGTAGGCATTGAGGCATACCCTTTAACGCAGCAAATGATCAGCCAAACCGGCTACCAAGATTACGTATCGCCTGGTTTATGGACTTCGTTTACAACGGATTACCAAACCTCGCTGAAACATCGGGTGAGCTTAAACTCCTTTATCCAATTACAAACGGCGCACAGCACGTTGATGGACTTTCAGTCGGGCCAGCAATTCGATATCATCTACTTCGATGCCTTTGCCTCGGCCAATCAACCCGAAATGTGGAGCACCGAAGCCATTAACCATACCATCAGTTTTTTAAAACCCGGTGGCGTATTTGTTACCTACGCCATTACCGGCAACCTAAAGCGCCAGCTCAAAGCCCTGGGCTGCAAAATAGAAAAAGTACCCGGCGCCGCCGGCAAACGCGAAATGCTGAGAGGAACGAAACTGAGTTAGCACGAATTTTAATTAACACTAATTTCACGAATTAAAACGAATTTTCACGAATTCTTTTAGATAGACACGAATTTCGCGAATGGGATGGAATTTTCTTGAATTCTTTTAAGTAGACACTAATTTCACGAATGGGGTCGAATTTTCTCGAATTCCTTTTTTGAGTATTTGAATTTCAACGGATAGTTTCTGAACTTAGCACTCATTCAATTATTGCCCCATTCATATCATTCTATTCGTATAAATTCGTGAAAATCCTATTCGTGAAAATTCGTTTTAATTCGTGAAATTCGTGCCTATTAAAATTCGTGTCTATTACTTATCTATCTTTAATTATTACCTATTAAATTTATGCCACTAACTCCGCCTGCATCAGCCTCTACGCCCGCCCTATCATTCGAACGCCTTTTAAGCATCATGAACGACCTGCGGGCCAATTGCCCCTGGGATATGAAGCAAACCCTGGAGAGTTTGCGCCACCTTACCATTGAGGAAACCTATGAGCTATCTGACGCGATACTGGAAGGCGACCTGCAGGAGGTAAAAAAAGAAATTGGCGATTTGATGCTGCACCTGGTATTTTATGCCAAGATAGCATCAGAAACCGGGGCCTTTGATATTACCGATGTGTTAAACGGCATCTGCGAGAAGCTGATACACCGCCACCCGCATATTTATAGCGATGTGGAGGTAAAAAACGAGGAAGATGTAAAGCGCAACTGGGAGCAGTTAAAGTTAAAGGAAGGCAATAAATCGGTATTGGCGGGTGTACCGGCTTCGCTACCGGCACTGGTAAAGGCATCGCGCATACAGGAAAAAGCACGTGGCGTTGGGTTCGACTGGGAAGAAAAAAGCCAGGTTTGGGATAAGGTGGAAGAGGAAATGCGCGAATTCAGGGATGAGTTTAACGCTGTTGATAACCAGGTAATTGACCAGGAGAAAGCCGAAGGCGAGTTTGGCGATCTGCTATTTTCGTTAATTAATTACGCGCGCTTTATCGATATCAACCCGGAGAATGCGCTCGAGAAAACCAATAAAAAGTTCATCAAACGCTTTCAATACCTGGAAAGTAAGGCGCACCAAAGCGGCAAGCAATTACGAGACATGACGCTCGCCGAAATGGACCTGTTTTGGGAGGAAGCAAAAAAAATATAAAAATAGTTACACAAGTTGTAGCGTTTTCATAGTTGCTAACGTAAGGGTTACAAATACACAACTATGAAAAATACGTTTAAACTTTTATTACTTGCCGTGGTTGCCGGAGCGAGCGGCTGCGCAAGCAACAAAAACGAGTCGACGCCGGTGCCGGTACCGAGCGGTACATTCGCGGGTAAATTTACATCGCTGCACAAAAAAAAATCGGGCGCTATTGATACTTTAAGAGCCAATATTTTATTAACTACAACCACTGCAGGCCTGTTTAAAGTAACCGGCGATACAGCAACCGTACATGCCGGCAGCCATGGCGCTTTCCAGTTAAATGCTATTTATATCCAATTTCAGGATAGTACGGCTACATCCAATAATCCCGCAAAAATTCATTTAAACGGCTTATATCAATATTATTATAACGGCACTGTTTTTCAAATAGCAGCCGGTAACGACACCTTAGCATATCAATATGATTTAAAAAGAAATTAGTTAAAAGAATATTAATCAGACTTAATGCAGCTACCCCCTGGCATTACCGAAGAAGAACTAATTCGGCAATGTAAAACTGGTGATCTAAAACCATTGGAAATGCTTTATAAGCACTTCTATGGCTATGCTATGGGGGTTGGTTTGCGTTATTGCGCCAATCGCGATGATGCTTTGGAGGTAGTTAACGACGGTTTTATTAAAGTTTTTAATTCACTAAACACCTTTAGCGCCGACAGGCCCTTTAAGGCTTGGTTGCGGCGAATTATTGTAAACACAGCGATTGATAAAACCAGGAAAGAAAAAAAACATGCCTGGACGGCCGACCTGGAACTTGCACAGCATATGGCAGCCGAAACGGCATCGGTAATTGATTTGTTAAGTGCCGGTGATATTCTCAAATTACTGGATAAACTACCCGAGATACACCGGGTAGTTTTTAACTTATTCGAGATTGACGGTTATAGCCACGATGAGATAGCCCTGATGCTGGCTATACCGGCAAGCTCATCGCGCGTGTATTTAAGCCGTGGCAAAGAAAAACTGAGAGAGATGATCAGCAAAGCAGAAAAAAACTATGAACGAAGAGCTTGACGACCAGCTTAAAAGCCGCATAACGGAGCTCTTCGATCATTACGAAGATGATTCGGCCAATGAGGGCTGGCTGCTTCTCCGCGAAAAATATCCGGAGAAAGAAAAGCGCCGCCCGGTGATGTGGCTGTGGTGGGGGTCGGTTGCCGCACTCTTGCTGGTTTTTTTAGGCGTAGGGATATGGCTAAACAGTAAAAACACGACGACGAAAAACGCGGCTTTGGTTATCAATAAAACACCTGTAAAACATAACCCTATTAATCAATACCATGGCCAAAGCAGCAGTGCGATAGCAAAAGCCTCCGGTAATACAGGCCACATTAAAAGCTTTAATGATACAACAGCCGCCAAACCAAACAAAGGTGTTGCCCGGTATGCTGCGGCAAAAACAAAGGCTCAAAATCAATTAAGCCGCGCTCGAAACAGGATAACAGGCGGCAACAAAAGCAACACCAGCACGCAGCCGGTATACGGCAGCAAAGCCGCTGTGCAGCAAGCGAACGCGGTACTGGCACAGCTGAACAATAAAAACAAGGATAACCAAACACCAAACCAGCAGCCAGTTAAAGGTACCGATACCCGCAACACGCAAACGGATGAACGCCTGGTTACAGCTAATACGCTTGCCAAAGCCGATTCGGGCAGGGCAACTAAATCGATGGTTAAGGCACCGGCCAAATCAATTTTTGCCATGCGAAAAGGTGAAGAACCCGAATTGAAGAAGCCTGAGGCCAGCAAGAGGGTTAAGTTTGGCCTGTATGCGGCCACTTATTTTAACTACGCCAAGGGCAGCGATAATGAGTTTAATGTAGGCGCGGGTATGTCGTCAGAGATCAGGATTATCGGTAACCTTAAATTGTTAACCG
Proteins encoded in this window:
- a CDS encoding M3 family metallopeptidase, whose product is MQKIKKIVLLLCAVPCLATAQNTPAVNVLLQHSNQPIAYDQVNASLIKTALAKTIALSNSRISAITAIPPGKQTWANTMEAFDNLQYELGDLGGKIYLASATYTDDDTRNEANTAAEQLQSYTTGLFLNEPLYKAVKRFAALPAAAQLSSSQKLFLKETLIGFENNGMKLDADGRKKLKATNDKIIALGVQFDKNIAEYKDSITFDKSDLQGVPEKTVAPWALPDGKYMIRINGPNFNDILKYADKEDTRHAVYLKYMNRAYPKNIQVLDSLFYYRQQLAQQLGFKTYAEYALVDKMAGKPQKVWDFLNDLRDKLSPHVGPELAELAELKHQDHPEAQAGIQAWDIGYYRKKLFDTKYKLNTDEIKEYFEMNSTIQGMFTVYQKLFNLRIVEVKGVPLWYAKVKAYELYMDGKKMGTFYLDLYPRPNKYTHFETANISLYHKTATQEILPVGTLICNFPEGTATEPSLLNHGDVVTLFHEFGHLIHFLLCHPAIASQNSFATKGDFVEAPSQFLENFCWQYDVLKLFARNYKTGEMMPKALFDKLKQTQTVGSSMANISQVYYASLDFTYEDRYAAIKGRDINDVSKELSAMTKVPFAEGSHFICSFGHLNSYGANYYGYLWSKVFAQDIFSVFEKNGVMDTATGIRYRKDILEKGATVPEATMLRNFLGREPNSAAFLRLLGIK
- a CDS encoding MBL fold metallo-hydrolase, which gives rise to MVIHQFYDKGLAHGSYAIISQGKMAVIDPARDPQPYYDFSAEHGAQLVAVIETHPHADFVSSHLEIHQTTGATIYVSKLVGAAYPHQTFDEGDRIELGDVTLKSINTPGHSPDSICIIVEDDLGLQKAIFTGDTLFVGDVGRPDLRENVGNITAKKEELARQMYQSTRQKLMTLPEDVAVYPAHGPGSLCGKNMSPDLQSTIGRELRENYALQLMDELQFVKILTEDQPFIPRYFGFDVDLNKQGAATLEESIQAVPHINADELVAGVPVIDTRPKADFRHGHIRKSINLQNGEKFETWLGSIINPGEAFYLIADNEETLQVMIRKAAKIGYEGNIKGILLIPESNLQMSADFDRDYFKRNPGDYTIVDIRNAGEVKDTPIFANAINIPLPELRDRITEIPTDKPIIVHCAAGYRSAAGSSMIAAAIETAPVYDMGEEITEFVH
- the mnmD gene encoding tRNA (5-methylaminomethyl-2-thiouridine)(34)-methyltransferase MnmD is translated as MDYGPPTMDYTQKPMNPELTIVTTADGSKTIYNPQVGENYHSRNGALQESEHVFLNAGLKHFLADGALTAVSVLEVGLGTGLNFLLSADFCIGHQINLDYVGIEAYPLTQQMISQTGYQDYVSPGLWTSFTTDYQTSLKHRVSLNSFIQLQTAHSTLMDFQSGQQFDIIYFDAFASANQPEMWSTEAINHTISFLKPGGVFVTYAITGNLKRQLKALGCKIEKVPGAAGKREMLRGTKLS
- the mazG gene encoding nucleoside triphosphate pyrophosphohydrolase: MPLTPPASASTPALSFERLLSIMNDLRANCPWDMKQTLESLRHLTIEETYELSDAILEGDLQEVKKEIGDLMLHLVFYAKIASETGAFDITDVLNGICEKLIHRHPHIYSDVEVKNEEDVKRNWEQLKLKEGNKSVLAGVPASLPALVKASRIQEKARGVGFDWEEKSQVWDKVEEEMREFRDEFNAVDNQVIDQEKAEGEFGDLLFSLINYARFIDINPENALEKTNKKFIKRFQYLESKAHQSGKQLRDMTLAEMDLFWEEAKKI
- a CDS encoding RNA polymerase sigma factor; this encodes MQLPPGITEEELIRQCKTGDLKPLEMLYKHFYGYAMGVGLRYCANRDDALEVVNDGFIKVFNSLNTFSADRPFKAWLRRIIVNTAIDKTRKEKKHAWTADLELAQHMAAETASVIDLLSAGDILKLLDKLPEIHRVVFNLFEIDGYSHDEIALMLAIPASSSRVYLSRGKEKLREMISKAEKNYERRA